The Caulifigura coniformis genome includes a region encoding these proteins:
- a CDS encoding DUF1572 family protein: MADLAALYIDATIDAFQANRKLTEKAVGQLSDEQLRTAIDPEVNSVAVIMKHVAGNLISRWTDFLTTDGEKPWRNRDDEFVDAFQNRREILDRWELGWSCLFRAIHALNADDLAKTVMIRGVPHSVPLAIQRSLGHTCYHCGQIVQAARVLAGERWTTLTIARGDSQQFNEANWGKG, encoded by the coding sequence ATGGCAGATCTGGCGGCTCTCTACATCGACGCGACGATCGACGCCTTTCAGGCCAACAGGAAACTGACCGAGAAAGCTGTGGGACAACTGTCCGACGAGCAGTTGCGCACGGCGATCGACCCCGAGGTCAATTCCGTCGCCGTCATCATGAAGCATGTCGCGGGAAACCTGATCTCGCGTTGGACGGATTTCCTGACCACGGATGGTGAGAAGCCGTGGCGGAATCGCGACGATGAATTCGTCGACGCGTTCCAGAACCGTCGGGAGATTCTTGACCGCTGGGAACTGGGCTGGAGCTGTCTGTTCCGCGCCATTCACGCCCTGAACGCCGATGACCTGGCGAAAACCGTCATGATCCGCGGCGTCCCCCACTCGGTGCCACTCGCGATCCAGCGCTCCCTCGGGCACACCTGCTATCACTGCGGCCAGATCGTTCAGGCGGCGCGCGTCCTCGCCGGCGAACGCTGGACGACGCTGACCATCGCCCGCGGCGATTCGCAGCAGTTCAACGAAGCGAACTGGGGCAAAGGGTGA
- a CDS encoding YdjY domain-containing protein, with the protein MKRLALCVALTCAVPSLAAEPATPVPASAVQPSTAEQLESRLKTAVALNPQKSVLLDKPNGRLFLQTSVVLTEGLLEMLLCKKQTKEHESVLMIDSSAQVIHAGLLAAGAVPGRPARFSPEFSPPEGDRIEVFVHWKDAEGKPHRALAQSWVRSLTRRYYAEKIGPLPAGVTIPKESELRYDPMQGELIWFGIMTVEQEKTLAALSTDEKFRKALHRFHVDSQPKPMTAEFIFAGSSFVKNPDGQEWYAAEAGNLICVANFSDAIIDVNIRSSDVNSDASFEPNTPAIPPLKTPVVVELIPVKTRTAR; encoded by the coding sequence ATGAAACGACTCGCCCTCTGCGTCGCGTTAACCTGCGCGGTTCCTTCGCTCGCTGCTGAGCCGGCCACTCCAGTCCCCGCGTCCGCAGTCCAACCTTCGACCGCGGAGCAGCTTGAATCACGTCTGAAAACGGCTGTCGCACTGAATCCGCAGAAGTCAGTTCTGCTGGACAAGCCCAACGGGCGGTTGTTCCTGCAGACTTCCGTTGTGCTGACCGAGGGACTGCTGGAGATGCTCCTCTGCAAGAAGCAGACGAAGGAACATGAGTCGGTTCTGATGATCGATTCATCGGCCCAGGTCATCCACGCCGGCCTCCTTGCGGCAGGCGCGGTACCGGGACGGCCCGCGAGATTCTCGCCGGAGTTCTCTCCTCCCGAAGGAGACCGCATCGAGGTTTTTGTCCACTGGAAGGACGCCGAGGGCAAACCGCATCGCGCGCTCGCACAGTCGTGGGTTCGGAGCCTCACGCGCCGTTACTACGCCGAAAAGATCGGCCCGCTCCCGGCGGGGGTGACCATTCCGAAAGAGAGCGAGCTCCGCTACGACCCGATGCAGGGCGAGCTGATCTGGTTCGGAATCATGACCGTCGAACAGGAGAAAACGCTCGCCGCGCTCTCCACGGATGAGAAATTTCGCAAGGCACTGCACAGGTTCCACGTCGACAGTCAGCCCAAACCGATGACGGCTGAATTCATCTTCGCCGGCAGTTCGTTCGTGAAGAACCCCGACGGCCAGGAATGGTATGCGGCCGAAGCGGGGAACCTGATCTGTGTCGCCAATTTCTCGGACGCGATCATCGATGTGAACATCCGCTCGAGCGACGTGAACTCCGACGCCTCCTTCGAACCCAACACGCCGGCAATCCCGCCGCTCAAGACTCCCGTGGTCGTCGAACTGATTCCCGTCAAAACCAGAACGGCGAGATAG
- a CDS encoding 3-keto-disaccharide hydrolase, with amino-acid sequence MRLWLLVGVLSVLTRAAHGEEWRPLFNGRDLTGWRANNDPDSFRATEGTIRVQSTASTSAHLFVVNGETGEPEKFRNFELELWARAEPNSNGGVFVHTDMSTRDAALHLARGYEVQLNSSQKEKRKTGSLYAIVDYDHSPLDETKWFRVNIIVDGKRIRILIDGKQTVDYTEPENAERPPQRKGRLFSPDGGAIALQAHDRKSVWYFRDVRIRPLP; translated from the coding sequence ATGCGATTGTGGCTCCTGGTGGGAGTTCTGTCTGTCCTGACGCGAGCAGCGCACGGCGAGGAATGGCGTCCCCTGTTCAACGGACGCGACCTCACCGGGTGGCGGGCCAACAACGATCCCGACTCTTTCAGAGCCACCGAGGGAACGATCCGCGTTCAGTCGACGGCTAGCACCAGCGCGCACCTGTTCGTTGTGAACGGAGAGACGGGAGAACCGGAGAAGTTCAGGAACTTCGAACTTGAGTTGTGGGCCCGGGCCGAACCCAATTCCAATGGCGGCGTGTTCGTCCACACCGACATGAGCACCCGTGACGCCGCGCTCCATCTGGCACGCGGTTACGAGGTCCAGCTGAACAGCTCTCAGAAGGAAAAACGCAAGACCGGCAGCCTGTACGCGATCGTGGACTACGATCATTCGCCGCTCGACGAAACGAAGTGGTTTCGCGTGAACATCATTGTGGACGGCAAGCGGATCCGGATCCTGATCGACGGCAAGCAAACCGTTGACTACACCGAACCCGAGAACGCGGAGCGTCCACCGCAGAGAAAAGGACGCCTGTTCTCGCCGGATGGCGGCGCAATTGCACTTCAAGCACACGATCGGAAGAGTGTGTGGTACTTCCGCGACGTTCGCATCAGGCCATTGCCCTGA
- a CDS encoding NAD(P)H-dependent oxidoreductase produces the protein MSLLKPSELEAQMRWRYACKKFDSERFIPPEMWSALENSLILAPSSFGLQPWKFVVVRTRELKEQLMGASWGQTQVRDCSHLVVFAARHPMSEADVHRFLDRIVHVRGVTRESLAGFQKVMLAFLAKPPEGLSLTEWAARQAYIALGTFMTAAAALGVDTCPLEGIAPAKYDDILGLPALGYHTIVACAAGYRAAYDRYATVPKVRFATEDVVLHR, from the coding sequence ATGTCGCTGCTGAAACCTTCCGAACTCGAAGCTCAGATGCGCTGGCGCTATGCCTGCAAGAAGTTCGACTCCGAGCGGTTCATCCCGCCCGAAATGTGGTCAGCTCTCGAAAACTCTCTGATCCTCGCCCCCTCTTCGTTCGGACTGCAGCCCTGGAAGTTCGTCGTGGTGAGGACCCGTGAACTCAAGGAACAGCTGATGGGCGCCTCGTGGGGCCAGACGCAGGTGCGCGACTGTTCGCACCTCGTCGTCTTCGCCGCGCGACATCCCATGAGCGAGGCCGACGTGCACCGTTTTCTCGACCGCATTGTTCATGTCCGCGGCGTGACACGGGAATCGCTCGCCGGATTCCAGAAGGTGATGCTCGCCTTTCTCGCCAAGCCGCCCGAAGGGCTGTCGCTGACAGAATGGGCCGCACGTCAGGCCTACATCGCCCTGGGCACCTTTATGACCGCCGCCGCCGCCCTCGGCGTCGACACCTGCCCTTTGGAGGGGATCGCCCCTGCGAAATACGACGACATCCTCGGCCTTCCCGCTCTCGGATACCACACGATCGTCGCCTGCGCAGCAGGCTATCGAGCGGCCTATGATCGTTATGCGACGGTCCCGAAGGTACGATTCGCGACAGAAGATGTCGTGCTTCACCGCTGA
- a CDS encoding DUF1559 domain-containing protein, with amino-acid sequence MLRSQFRRGFTLIELLVTIAIIAILVALLLPAVQQAREAARRASCKNNMHQFGVALGSYFDTFTMLPAGCVNPRGPIAHRPAGFHHSWIWALLPHLDQRSASDGLDQNLGAYDVANRPVARLVLPILLCPSDTPSRTSIDRVMRGAGLNNYAGVHHPVEAPIDTTNHGSFYVNSFLRYEEIPDGTAYTIGLGEIFRDPTNLGWVSGTRSTLRNTSGINKTKVGIRPYANDPATIVDQKQVEDSAPLDEIFPLGPEPGGDEDATEMLPTPEEGAILRPPAPPVAVNLDYSVGGFDSRHAGGAQFLLLDSSSRFISENISPGLFEQLADRADGGVTAEF; translated from the coding sequence ATGCTCCGATCCCAGTTCCGACGCGGATTCACGCTCATCGAGCTTCTGGTGACGATCGCCATCATTGCGATTCTCGTCGCCCTGCTCCTGCCCGCCGTGCAGCAGGCCCGGGAAGCGGCCCGCCGGGCCTCATGCAAGAACAACATGCACCAGTTCGGGGTCGCACTGGGCTCCTATTTCGACACGTTTACCATGCTGCCGGCCGGATGCGTGAATCCCAGGGGACCGATCGCGCATCGACCGGCCGGCTTTCACCATAGCTGGATCTGGGCCCTGCTGCCCCACCTCGACCAGAGGTCAGCCTCCGATGGTCTGGACCAGAACCTGGGCGCGTACGACGTCGCGAACAGGCCAGTCGCCAGACTCGTCCTGCCGATCCTCCTGTGCCCCAGCGACACTCCGTCCCGGACGTCCATTGATCGCGTCATGCGAGGCGCTGGCCTCAATAACTACGCTGGCGTCCACCATCCCGTGGAAGCGCCGATCGACACCACCAACCATGGCAGCTTCTACGTCAACAGCTTCCTGCGTTATGAAGAGATTCCCGATGGCACGGCCTACACGATCGGCCTCGGCGAGATTTTTCGCGACCCCACCAACCTGGGGTGGGTTTCCGGGACCCGCTCGACGCTGCGAAATACCAGCGGCATCAACAAAACGAAGGTGGGCATCCGGCCCTACGCCAACGACCCCGCCACGATCGTCGACCAGAAACAGGTCGAAGATTCCGCTCCACTCGACGAGATTTTCCCGCTCGGTCCAGAACCAGGCGGCGACGAGGATGCCACTGAGATGCTGCCGACACCCGAGGAAGGAGCGATCCTGCGGCCGCCAGCCCCTCCAGTCGCCGTGAACCTCGACTACTCAGTGGGAGGATTCGACAGTCGACACGCTGGTGGCGCACAGTTCCTTCTGCTGGACAGCAGTTCCCGCTTCATCTCCGAGAACATCAGCCCCGGACTCTTTGAGCAACTCGCCGATCGAGCCGATGGTGGCGTGACTGCGGAGTTCTAG
- a CDS encoding 3'-5' exonuclease encodes MKPESSGVAYLVFDIEAVADGRLVSEMKYPGQGLMPADAVARFRCELMEQTGRDVFPPTFVLPISIAIAKVAPDFRLLDVVTLDEPEFRPHVMARQFWQGWRHYGRPTLVTFNGRGYDVPVLEFAAYRYGIALPDWFNVSAPSYEQSRNRYNTRSHLDLCDLFSNFSATRLSGGLNLFARLVGKPGKTGVDGSQVQDMFDAGKTAEINDYCRCDALDTYFVFLRSRVILGRLSLEEEQVIVNEAKAWVTQKADTMPVFRHYLNHWGDWTAPEG; translated from the coding sequence ATGAAACCCGAATCCTCAGGCGTCGCCTACCTCGTCTTCGATATTGAAGCCGTCGCGGACGGCCGCCTCGTCTCCGAGATGAAGTACCCGGGCCAGGGGCTGATGCCTGCTGACGCCGTCGCGAGGTTCCGCTGTGAACTCATGGAACAGACGGGCCGCGACGTCTTCCCGCCGACCTTCGTCCTTCCCATTTCGATTGCCATTGCGAAAGTCGCTCCCGATTTCCGGCTGCTCGACGTCGTGACTCTCGATGAGCCCGAGTTTCGCCCTCATGTGATGGCCCGGCAGTTCTGGCAGGGCTGGCGGCATTACGGCCGCCCCACTCTCGTCACGTTCAACGGACGTGGATACGACGTTCCAGTCCTCGAGTTCGCCGCTTATCGGTACGGCATCGCGCTGCCAGACTGGTTCAATGTCAGTGCGCCGTCGTATGAGCAGTCTCGCAACCGCTACAACACCCGGTCTCACCTCGACCTCTGCGACCTGTTCTCAAATTTCAGCGCGACAAGGCTGAGCGGCGGACTCAACCTCTTCGCCCGCCTCGTCGGGAAGCCCGGAAAGACCGGCGTCGACGGCTCGCAGGTGCAGGATATGTTCGATGCGGGCAAAACGGCCGAAATCAACGACTACTGCCGTTGCGACGCCCTCGACACGTATTTTGTCTTCCTGCGGAGCCGGGTCATTCTCGGCCGGCTGTCCCTGGAGGAGGAGCAGGTAATCGTCAACGAGGCCAAGGCCTGGGTGACTCAAAAAGCGGACACCATGCCGGTTTTCAGGCATTACCTCAACCACTGGGGCGACTGGACCGCTCCGGAAGGCTGA
- the ahr gene encoding NADPH-dependent aldehyde reductase Ahr, with protein sequence MSKTTAWVAHAAGQKLVREEIDLGPIGADDVEVQVEHCGICHSDISVLKNEWGMSQYPAVLGHEVVGRVVAIGSAVKSVSVGQRVGIGWNSASCMHCRQCMSGDHQLCSQAQPTIIGHRGGFAGLVRSHWAWTLPIPEGLDHAEAGPLLCGGITVFNPIAMYAQPTSRVGIVGIGGLGHMGVKFAKAYGCDVTAFTSSESKFDEARSFGAHHVVSSRNSNAIKSLAGTLDLLVVTVNVPMDWDALITTLAPKGRLHIVGAVLEPMALSIVSLIFGQKCVSSSPTGSPVDMSDMLEFAARQKVTPQTEHYPMSRINEAFQRLEEGKARYRIVLDADF encoded by the coding sequence ATGTCCAAGACGACAGCGTGGGTGGCGCATGCAGCCGGGCAAAAGCTGGTGCGGGAGGAGATCGACCTCGGGCCGATCGGAGCGGACGACGTCGAGGTCCAGGTGGAGCATTGCGGGATCTGTCATTCGGACATTTCCGTGTTGAAGAATGAATGGGGAATGTCCCAATACCCCGCTGTGCTGGGGCACGAGGTGGTTGGGCGAGTGGTCGCAATTGGCTCGGCCGTGAAATCGGTGTCCGTCGGCCAGCGCGTCGGAATCGGGTGGAATTCCGCCAGTTGCATGCATTGCCGCCAGTGCATGTCGGGAGATCACCAGCTCTGCTCGCAGGCGCAGCCGACCATCATCGGTCATCGCGGCGGGTTTGCGGGCCTTGTTCGATCGCACTGGGCCTGGACGCTTCCGATACCGGAAGGACTGGATCATGCCGAAGCTGGTCCGCTGCTTTGCGGCGGGATCACCGTGTTCAATCCGATTGCGATGTATGCGCAGCCGACGAGCCGCGTCGGGATCGTCGGAATCGGCGGGCTGGGTCACATGGGGGTGAAGTTCGCGAAGGCCTATGGCTGCGACGTCACGGCGTTCACTTCGAGCGAGAGCAAGTTCGACGAGGCCCGCAGCTTCGGAGCCCACCACGTCGTCTCCAGCCGGAACTCGAACGCCATCAAGTCGCTGGCTGGAACGCTCGATCTTCTGGTCGTGACCGTGAATGTCCCGATGGACTGGGATGCCTTGATTACCACGCTGGCCCCCAAGGGCCGGTTGCACATCGTCGGCGCTGTCCTGGAGCCGATGGCGCTGTCGATCGTTTCTCTGATCTTCGGTCAGAAGTGTGTCTCCAGTTCGCCGACGGGTTCGCCCGTCGACATGAGCGACATGCTGGAATTTGCGGCCCGGCAAAAGGTCACTCCGCAGACGGAGCACTACCCGATGTCGAGGATCAACGAGGCCTTCCAAAGACTCGAGGAAGGCAAGGCCCGCTATCGCATCGTGCTCGACGCCGATTTCTAG
- a CDS encoding serine hydrolase — protein sequence MLSFVAVLRPDRLAVALVALVFFASAAEAQSDRWKDRIRELAAAHKGKVAVAVSHPSSKETFFLNEKEVMPTASLIKLAVMVEAYRQADAGRIDLKKLATLKEEDKVPGSGILTQHFSAGTQLSVRDSVRLMMAYSDNTGTNLVLDAIGIPATAKAMEELGYPETKIHSKVYRRDLSVFPERSVKYGLGSTTAADMVSILERLLKGELANEESTKAMIAHLRSNPDKETFSKHLPATAKYGYKGGAVDRIRTAAGFIDVEGGPLLVAVLTAENTDQSWTLENSAQNLIARITKEAFDRFSRPSNPGRPGSAQLAELKVGAGGPLVETLQRTLNDRLPKEKATAVDGDFGPSTEAAVIAFQKMKSLPETGVVNQDTWKALGRLVTDRMMVTEVAKLDMSLPEKTPLDPLDGAPFVTCKAWAIGDAKSGELIAGGNADQPLPMASTTKMMTAYIVLREAAKNPSVLDEMMDISERADRTPGSTADIRAGERISVGELLYGLMLPSGNDAATAYAEHFGARFKGPADEPEAADPVVRFVAEMNRTAEQLGMAGTRFADPHGLSSDGHHARARDLVMLAKALIDDGQILKYVETRKHAGKLEGASGYTRYELWKNTNRLLDTEGYLGMKTGTTTPAGACLVAIGERDGRKRIVVVLGSTSSDARYTDSRNLFRFAWTNKGGQKVTVGGE from the coding sequence ATGTTGTCGTTTGTTGCCGTGTTGCGCCCTGATCGCCTTGCTGTCGCCCTAGTGGCGCTTGTTTTCTTTGCCTCAGCTGCTGAAGCCCAATCGGATCGCTGGAAGGATCGCATTCGCGAGCTGGCCGCCGCCCACAAGGGGAAGGTGGCCGTTGCCGTTTCGCACCCGTCCTCGAAAGAGACCTTCTTCCTGAACGAGAAGGAGGTCATGCCGACCGCCAGCCTGATCAAGCTGGCGGTAATGGTCGAAGCGTACCGCCAGGCCGATGCGGGCCGGATCGATCTGAAAAAGCTGGCGACGCTCAAGGAAGAGGACAAAGTTCCCGGTTCGGGCATTCTGACGCAGCACTTCTCGGCCGGAACCCAGCTTTCAGTGCGGGACTCCGTGCGGCTGATGATGGCGTACTCGGACAACACGGGGACGAACCTGGTCCTGGATGCGATCGGGATTCCTGCGACGGCGAAGGCGATGGAGGAACTCGGGTACCCGGAAACGAAGATCCACTCGAAGGTCTACCGCCGGGACCTCTCGGTGTTTCCCGAGCGGAGCGTGAAGTACGGACTGGGAAGCACGACGGCCGCGGACATGGTTTCGATCCTGGAACGTCTGCTGAAGGGCGAACTGGCGAACGAAGAGTCGACGAAGGCGATGATCGCCCACCTGCGGTCGAATCCGGACAAGGAGACGTTCTCGAAGCACCTGCCGGCCACAGCGAAGTATGGATACAAGGGGGGGGCCGTCGACAGGATCCGAACGGCCGCCGGGTTTATCGACGTGGAAGGGGGGCCGCTGCTCGTGGCCGTCCTGACCGCAGAGAACACCGACCAGAGCTGGACGCTCGAGAATTCGGCGCAGAACCTGATCGCCCGCATCACGAAGGAAGCGTTCGATCGATTCAGCCGGCCGTCCAATCCGGGACGCCCGGGAAGTGCGCAGCTGGCTGAACTCAAGGTGGGCGCCGGTGGCCCTCTCGTGGAGACGCTGCAGCGGACGCTCAATGATCGGCTTCCGAAAGAGAAGGCCACGGCTGTCGACGGCGATTTCGGCCCGTCCACCGAGGCGGCGGTCATCGCGTTTCAGAAGATGAAGTCGCTTCCGGAAACGGGAGTCGTCAACCAGGACACCTGGAAGGCGCTCGGCCGCCTCGTAACGGACCGGATGATGGTCACGGAAGTTGCGAAGCTCGACATGAGTCTTCCGGAGAAGACGCCGCTCGATCCCCTCGACGGAGCGCCGTTCGTGACATGCAAGGCCTGGGCGATTGGTGACGCGAAATCGGGGGAACTGATTGCCGGCGGCAACGCCGATCAGCCCCTGCCGATGGCGAGCACCACCAAGATGATGACGGCGTACATCGTTCTGCGCGAGGCGGCGAAGAATCCTTCAGTCCTCGACGAAATGATGGACATCTCCGAACGCGCGGACAGGACGCCCGGTTCGACGGCCGACATCCGCGCCGGCGAACGGATCAGCGTCGGTGAACTGCTGTATGGACTGATGCTTCCCTCCGGGAATGATGCAGCCACTGCCTATGCCGAGCATTTCGGTGCCCGGTTCAAAGGGCCGGCCGATGAGCCTGAGGCGGCTGATCCGGTCGTCCGGTTCGTCGCCGAAATGAACCGCACGGCGGAGCAACTGGGAATGGCCGGCACGCGGTTCGCCGACCCCCATGGCCTTTCCTCGGACGGACATCATGCGCGAGCCCGCGATCTGGTGATGCTGGCGAAGGCCCTGATCGATGACGGGCAGATCCTGAAATACGTCGAAACTCGCAAGCATGCCGGCAAGCTCGAAGGCGCCTCCGGCTATACGCGCTACGAACTGTGGAAAAACACGAACAGGCTCCTCGACACCGAAGGCTATCTCGGCATGAAAACCGGGACGACGACGCCGGCGGGCGCCTGTCTGGTCGCCATCGGTGAACGCGACGGGCGGAAGCGGATTGTCGTCGTGCTCGGTTCCACTTCGAGCGACGCCCGATACACCGACAGCCGGAACCTGTTCCGGTTCGCGTGGACGAACAAGGGTGGCCAGAAGGTCACCGTCGGTGGAGAATAA
- a CDS encoding PSD1 and planctomycete cytochrome C domain-containing protein yields MLDRSRSLLIVAVIAFGNWTSSVRAAGDRLDFNRDVRTILSDKCFACHGPDEAARQAGLRLDVRESALKPTESGAIAIVPENVDASVLVKRIFSTDPAEVMPPADSNRQLSESEKATLKRWIAEGANFAEHWSFVAPTRQPVPATKDLSWPKNDLDRFILARLESEGLRPSPEASREMLIRRVTFDLTGLPPRLEEIDAFLADQSPDAYQKVVDRLLASPQFGERMALDWLDAARYADTHGYHIDSARDMTKWREYVINAFNHNKPFDQFIVEQMAGDLLPHATVEQKIASGFNRNHMINFEGGAIPDEYHNAYIVDRVNTFGTVFLGLTVGCAQCHDHKYDPLSQKEYYGLYAFFHNVPEKGLDGKDGNAAPVIALPTKEQSEKLELIRSRIAKREASLNEPDAELDDAQAKWEQTFAAGGPKWSLVPAQGEAAATLVSNGGAQVVAQEDGSWRFTGENPQQDAYTFEFDGPGNAVTGVRLEVLPDDDLNDKGPGRSSNGNIVMTDVRCTVRSGSDAAVPISFRSASSDFSQKEFPASKAIDGDPKSGWAIYPEVGSPHSIALEFEEPLKSAGRVEIVFEFHSPFTQHQPGRVRLSLTDSAAVHDLASIPRPTRLILQKAPAERTEADKAALRNYYRSEVSPSLRSVGQELARLRDESARIEKAIPTAMVMAEMPKPRDTFVLMRGEYDKKGERVSAKTPAALPPLADGLPENRLGLARWLVAAEQPLTPRVTVNRYWQMFFGTGLVETADDFGSQGAKPTHPELLDWLAWEFTHGSESNPNRVPWDVKAFIREIVTSATYRQTSAVTPELLAKDPANRLLGRGPRFRLQAEFIRDQALAVSRLLSDRIGGESVSPYQPAGLWEELMSREDGDRFTAQKYVQSHGSDLYRRTMYTFWKRTCPPPTLATFDAPDRETCTVRRARTNTPLQALVLLNDPTYIEASRKLAERILTEGGETADSKIDFLFRLATARRPSDREHAILMALLRDQEQKYREDPKAAEQLLGVGESPRNTTLPADQVAAWTTMSSAVLNLDEAVTRN; encoded by the coding sequence ATGTTGGATCGCAGTCGCTCGCTGCTGATCGTCGCCGTGATCGCCTTCGGCAACTGGACGTCGAGCGTCCGGGCGGCCGGCGATCGTCTCGACTTCAATCGGGATGTTCGCACGATCCTGTCCGACAAGTGCTTTGCGTGTCATGGTCCCGATGAAGCGGCGCGCCAGGCCGGGCTGCGGCTCGATGTCCGCGAATCGGCATTAAAGCCGACCGAATCCGGAGCGATCGCCATCGTTCCCGAGAACGTCGACGCGAGCGTCCTGGTGAAGCGGATCTTCTCGACAGACCCGGCTGAGGTCATGCCGCCTGCCGACAGCAACCGGCAGCTTTCGGAGAGTGAGAAGGCGACGCTCAAACGCTGGATCGCCGAAGGCGCGAACTTCGCTGAGCATTGGTCATTCGTCGCTCCGACCCGCCAGCCGGTCCCGGCCACGAAAGACCTCAGCTGGCCGAAGAACGATCTCGACCGGTTCATCCTCGCGCGCCTGGAATCGGAAGGACTTCGTCCGTCCCCCGAAGCGTCACGCGAAATGCTGATCCGGCGGGTGACGTTCGACCTGACGGGACTGCCGCCGAGGCTCGAGGAGATCGACGCGTTTCTCGCGGATCAGAGTCCGGACGCGTACCAGAAAGTCGTCGATCGCCTGCTCGCGAGCCCGCAATTCGGCGAGCGGATGGCCCTCGACTGGCTCGATGCGGCGCGCTATGCGGATACCCACGGCTATCACATCGATTCCGCGCGCGACATGACGAAGTGGCGCGAGTACGTCATCAATGCTTTCAATCACAACAAGCCGTTCGACCAGTTCATCGTCGAACAGATGGCGGGCGATCTGCTTCCCCACGCGACTGTCGAGCAGAAGATTGCGAGCGGATTCAATCGCAATCACATGATCAATTTCGAGGGAGGAGCGATCCCCGACGAGTACCACAACGCCTATATCGTCGACCGGGTGAACACGTTCGGCACGGTGTTCCTGGGACTGACCGTCGGGTGCGCCCAGTGCCACGACCACAAATACGACCCACTCTCGCAAAAGGAGTACTACGGGCTGTACGCCTTCTTCCACAACGTTCCGGAAAAGGGGCTGGATGGTAAGGATGGCAACGCGGCGCCGGTCATCGCGCTGCCGACGAAGGAACAGTCGGAGAAGCTCGAACTGATCAGAAGTCGCATCGCGAAGCGCGAAGCGTCCCTGAATGAGCCCGATGCGGAACTGGATGACGCGCAGGCGAAATGGGAGCAGACATTCGCGGCGGGTGGCCCGAAGTGGTCGCTCGTTCCGGCGCAGGGCGAGGCCGCGGCGACATTGGTCTCGAACGGAGGCGCTCAAGTCGTGGCTCAGGAAGACGGTTCCTGGCGTTTCACGGGAGAGAATCCGCAACAGGATGCCTATACGTTCGAGTTCGACGGCCCGGGCAACGCGGTCACCGGAGTTCGACTCGAGGTCCTGCCCGATGACGATCTCAATGACAAAGGGCCCGGGCGATCCAGCAACGGGAACATTGTCATGACGGACGTCCGCTGCACGGTCCGATCCGGCTCGGACGCCGCAGTCCCCATCTCGTTCCGCAGCGCCTCCAGCGACTTCTCGCAGAAGGAATTCCCGGCTTCGAAGGCGATCGACGGCGATCCGAAGAGCGGCTGGGCCATCTATCCCGAAGTCGGATCGCCCCATTCAATCGCGCTGGAATTCGAGGAACCCCTGAAGTCCGCCGGGCGGGTCGAGATCGTCTTCGAATTCCATTCCCCTTTCACGCAGCATCAACCCGGACGCGTCCGCCTGTCGCTGACGGACAGCGCGGCCGTGCATGACCTGGCATCGATCCCGAGGCCGACCCGACTGATCCTGCAGAAGGCCCCCGCTGAGCGAACCGAAGCAGACAAGGCCGCGTTGCGGAACTACTACCGCAGTGAAGTCTCCCCATCGCTGAGATCCGTGGGCCAGGAACTGGCCAGGCTGCGTGACGAATCGGCCAGGATCGAGAAGGCGATTCCCACGGCGATGGTGATGGCGGAAATGCCGAAGCCGCGCGACACGTTCGTTCTTATGCGGGGCGAGTACGACAAGAAAGGGGAACGCGTCTCGGCAAAGACGCCCGCCGCATTGCCTCCCCTGGCCGACGGACTTCCAGAGAACCGGCTGGGGCTCGCCAGGTGGCTCGTCGCTGCCGAGCAGCCGTTAACGCCCCGTGTCACGGTGAATCGCTACTGGCAGATGTTCTTCGGGACTGGACTCGTCGAGACGGCTGACGACTTTGGATCCCAGGGAGCCAAGCCGACCCATCCCGAACTGCTCGATTGGCTGGCCTGGGAATTCACGCATGGTTCGGAGTCGAACCCGAATCGCGTCCCGTGGGACGTGAAAGCCTTCATTCGCGAGATCGTCACGTCAGCGACCTATCGACAGACCTCCGCCGTCACTCCGGAACTGCTGGCGAAAGACCCCGCGAACCGGCTGCTGGGGCGCGGTCCCCGCTTCCGGCTGCAGGCCGAGTTCATTCGCGACCAGGCGCTCGCAGTCAGCCGGCTGCTCTCCGATCGCATCGGTGGCGAGAGCGTGTCCCCCTATCAGCCCGCCGGCTTGTGGGAAGAATTGATGTCCCGGGAGGATGGGGATCGCTTCACGGCGCAGAAGTACGTCCAGAGCCACGGCAGTGACCTCTACCGCCGGACGATGTACACGTTCTGGAAGCGAACCTGTCCGCCGCCGACTCTGGCAACATTCGATGCCCCGGACCGGGAGACGTGCACGGTGCGCCGGGCGCGGACGAACACTCCGCTCCAGGCGCTGGTGCTGCTCAACGACCCGACTTATATCGAGGCCTCGCGCAAGCTGGCCGAACGGATCCTGACGGAGGGGGGGGAGACGGCCGATTCGAAGATTGACTTCCTCTTCCGCCTGGCAACCGCCCGCCGCCCTTCCGATCGCGAACACGCGATCCTGATGGCGCTGCTTCGCGATCAGGAGCAGAAATACCGCGAGGATCCGAAGGCGGCCGAGCAGCTGCTGGGAGTCGGGGAATCGCCCCGCAATACGACGCTCCCGGCCGACCAGGTTGCCGCGTGGACGACGATGTCCAGTGCGGTGCTGAACCTGGACGAGGCTGTTACGAGAAATTGA